The following are encoded together in the Equus quagga isolate Etosha38 chromosome 1, UCLA_HA_Equagga_1.0, whole genome shotgun sequence genome:
- the LOC124228235 gene encoding olfactory receptor 8S1-like has protein sequence MGNLTMLLLIRVDFHLQTPMYFFLGHLSFLDLCFSSVTVPKMLENLLSQRKTISVEGCLVQVFFMFITGITEAFLLSVMAYDRYAAICHPLLYSQMISKQRCMQLVWGSWGMGFLDAFINVPLAMKMDFCDSHTIPHYNCELPSLFPLSCSDVSTNLSVMLCLITPQGIVTSLSIFFSYAYILSTILSITSTSSRSKVFSTCFSHLTTVILFYGSGLLRYLMPPSGSSLELIFSVQYSVVTPMLNPLIYSLKNKEVKAALKRTLEKYLQCFWCQNKERG, from the coding sequence ATGGGGAACCTGACAATGCTGCTGCTGATCAGGGTTGATTTTCACCTCCAGactcccatgtacttcttcctgggTCACCTCTCTTTCTTGGACCTTTGCTTCTCTTCAGTTACTGTACCCAAGATGCTGGAGAACCTCCTGTCTCAGAGGAAAACCATCTCAGTAGAGGGCTGCCTAGTTCAGGTCTTCTTTATGTTTATCACTGGAATTACTGAAGCCTTTCTGCTCTcagtgatggcctatgaccgctatgctGCCATCTGCCACCCACTGCTCTATAGCCAGATGATAAGTAAACAGCGTTGTATGCAGCTTGTTTGGGGCTCATGGGGAATGGGGTTTTTGGATGCATTCATAAATGTCCCTCTGGCAATGAAAATGGACTTCTGTGATTCCCATACCATCCCACATTACAACTGTGAGCtaccctctctcttccctctgtcttgCTCTGATGTCTCTACCAACCTCAGTGTCATGCTTTGCTTAATCACCCCACAAGGGATTGTAACTTCCCTCTCAATCTTCTTCTCTTATGCCTACATTTTATCCACCATCCTGAGCATTACCTCCACCTCCAGCAGAAGCAAAGTTTTTTCCACCTGCTTCTCCCACCTCACCACAGTGATCTTGTTCTATGGCTCTGGTCTTCTCCGCTATCTCATGCCACCCTCAGGATCCTCCTTGGAGTTGATCTTCTCTGTGCAGTACAGTGTGGTCACTCCTATGCTGAATCCTCTCATCTATAGCCTGAAGAACAAGGAGGTAAAGGCAGCTCTGAAAAGAACACTGGAAAAGTATTTACAATGTTTTTGGTGTCAGAATAAAGAGAGAGGATGA